In Ruegeria sp. SCSIO 43209, the sequence AAACGTCATTCGCAACACTGAGAAAAACTTCCACTTCATCCCGTGCAGTTAGGACGAACGTAACGAGTGTTCAAGCCAGTCGGAGGAAAAAACAGGTGAGTTGGTGCGCTGTATCGAAATGAAGCGGATTCCCGCGAATACACGTAACAAACTGCCAAAATAGGAGGCAGTTCATACGATGAGCGCATCTAAGTTTGGCCGAGGTTCTTCAGGATCGGGCAGTCGGGACGGTGGTCTCCGGCACATTCATCGATTAAATGAGACAGTGTAGCATGCATGGCCTTCAGGTCCGCGATCTTGGCATCTATTTCTTTTAGGTTCTGTTTGGCGATATCCTTCACGTCCGCGCTTGCGCGTTCTTTGTCCTCGTACAACGCCAGTAGTGAACGGCAATCCTCAATGGTAAAGCCCAATGAGCGGGCCCGCCCGATGAAGGCCAGTTTGTGCAGTTCCTTTTCGTCGAAATGTCGATACCCGTTCAGACTGCGCCTGGGTTTGATGAATCCGATATCCTCGTAATAACGGATGGTTTTGGCAGGCAGACCCGAACGTTCTGCTACATCTCCGATATTCACAGCGGTTCTCCTATTCTATTCAGCAGGCGCTGATCGCAGCGCCTGCTCTTCATTCTGCGAGATCTGTTCTCGCCCAACTTTGATCGGCTTAACCCAGCGCAACCGCAGCGCGTTGGTCAGGACAAATACACTGGACAGCGCCATGGCACCTGCAGCCAAAACCGGCGACAGCAACGGGCCGCCAAACGGATAGAGCACCCCCGCTGCAACCGGTATGAGCAGCGTGTTGTAGCTGAAAGCCCAGAACAGGTTTTGGCGGATGTTACGCATGGTGCGCTGACTAATATCGAAGGCGTTGACCACGCCTGTCAGGTCGCCTGACATCAGAACGACGTCAGCCGCCTCGATGGCGATGTCAGTGCCTGTCCCGATCGCAATTCCTACGTCAGCCGCCGCCAGAGCGGGGGCATCATTGATGCCATCACCCACAAAGGCCAGTTTTCCGCCATTTGAGCGCAGATCTTGCAACGCGGATACTTTACCCTCTGGCAGAACCTCGGCCACGACATGATCGATGCCAAGCTGCGCCGCGATGGATTTGGCTGTAGCGGTATTGTCGCCGGTAATCATCGCTACTTTCAGCCCCAGTCCGTGCAAAGCTTCAATTGCGTCTGGCGTGGTGGTCTTGATTGGGTCCGCCACGGCGATGACGGCTGCGATAACTCCGTCTACGGAGGCATAAAGTGGAGTCTTTCCGTTGATTGCGAGTTCAGCGCCCCGATCAGACAACGCGCCCATTTCAACCCCTTCGCGACTCATCAGGCGGTCGGCCCCGATCAGGATTGTATGGCCTTCGACTGAGGCGCTTACCCCGTAACCGGTGATCGACGTGAAGTCTTCTGGCTTCGAAAGCTCCAGACCACGGGTTTCAGCCGCGCGCACGATGGCCGTGGCGATCGGATGTTCGGATGTGACCTCAACGGCAGCAACAAGGCGCAGAACCTCATCCTCGGCCAATCCTTCGGCCACAATCAGGTCGGTCAGCTCCGGACGCCCTTCGGTCAAGGTCCCCGTCTTGTCCACCGCAACAACGGTGGTTTCCTGCAGCATTTGCAAGGCGTCGCCCTTTCGAAACAGGACACCCATCTCGGCCGCGCGGCCGGTGCCGACCATGATTGAGGTGGGTGTGGCCAACCCCATGGCGCAGGGGCAAGCAATGATCAGTACCGCAACCCCGGCTACCAACGCCAAGCTGAGCGCAGGATCGGGTCCGAACAACATCCAAACCAGCACAGTCATTACGGCCACAGCGATCACTACCGGCACGAACCACAGCGTGATGCGGTCAACCAAGCCTTGAATCGGAAGCTTGGCACCCTGTGCTTGTTCGACCATTTGAATGATCTGGGCCAACATAGTGTCTGCGCCGATCTTTTCAGCCCGGTACGTCAATGCGCCCGCGCCATTAACTGTTCCGCCGACCACAGTTGCGCCCTCGGTCTTTTCGGCAGGAACCGGCTCGCCGGTGATCATGCTTTCATCGACATATGACGCGCCGGTCACTACGGCACCATCCACCGCGATTTTTTCGCCCGGTCGAACGTGCACAATATCCCCTACAACGATCTGCTCGATCGGTAGCTCGACAACCGATCCGTCGCGCTCAACGCGCGCTGTTTTTGCCTGCAGACCGACCAGTTTTCGGATCGCTTCACCAGTTCGCCCCTTGGCGCGCGCCTCGAGGAACCTCCCCAGCAATATGAGAACCACGATCACCGCTGCGGCCTCGTAGTAGACGTTTGCGGTTCCGGCGGGAAGAACACCCGGCGCAAAGGTGGAAACAAGCGAGAACCCATAAGCCGCCGAAGTGCCCAGAGCCACCAGAGAATTCATGTCCGGCGCGCCTTTGAACAAGGAAGGGAATCCCTTAGTATAGAACTGCAAACCTGGCCCAAAAAGAACGATCGTGGTTAGAAGGAATTGCAGGTAATAGCTGTTCTGGATGCCGATCGTGCTCGCTATCAGGTGGTGCATGCCCGGAATAACATGCGAGCCCATTTCAAGGATAAAGACCGGCAAAGCGAGCAAGGCGGCAAAGCTTGTTCGCCGGGCCAATTGGCGAATCTCTTTGGCTTTGCGGTCTTGTGGTTCGGTCTGCGTCGCGGATCGCAGGCTCGCCGGATAGCCAGCAGATGCCGCAAGCGCCGCGATGGCTTCGGGTGTTGTGACTCCCTCAGCATAACGTACAGTTGCACTTTCGGTGGCCAGATTGACCGACGCGGACAAGACGCCATCATCTGCTTGCAATGCCCGTTCAACGCGCCCCACGCACGATGCGCAGGACATGTTCTGAATATCCAGCGTTACCTCTTCCGTCCGTGCCAGATATCCGGCGCTGTTTAACGCATCAGCAATGGCCGCTTTATCGGCTGGATCGCGGAAATCGACCTGAACGCTTTCGCTGGCGAGATTAACCGAAGCGGCATCTACCCCTGGCACATCTTTCAACGCGCGCTCAACCCGCCCTACGCAGGACGCACAGCTCATACCCTGAACTTGAAACCTTGCATGTGAAATTTCAGTCATATTGTCACCACCAATGTTCTGCTGACGGGAAACATAAGGGTTCCAGCAAGTGGAAGGTCAAGGGATGGGGCTGACTTTCTTTGCCACTAATTTTGACGATCCAATAATCACGACTTGACCTTCCTGTGCTGGAATACTTTAGCCGGGACGACGGAACACAGGAGCAAACATCCATGACGACCCTAAATATCCCGGATATGAGCTGCGGGCACTGCAAGTCAGCTATCGAAAAAGCCGTTGCCACGGTGGATTCCTCCGCACAGTTGGACTTTGACATGGAAAACCGCAGGGTACGTGTCTTAAGCACCAATTCACTTGATCATATCCTTGCAGCGCTGAAGTCCGAGGGATACGAAGCCACGATCGCATGATAAACTTAGGAGCGCACATGCTGTCGCCCCCTTGGTTCTATCTTGCGTCTCTGACTGCCACGATTAACCGGGTCATTTCATCTTCGGTGATCAGACCCGGGGCAAGCGCATCTCCAATCACAAACGAAGGAGTGCCACTGAAGCCAAGCTGTCGGGCCAATTCCATGGAAATCTGAATATGCGCGTCGACTTCCGGCGCTTCCATATCTGCGCGCAATTGATCCTCGTCCAGGCCAAGTTCCCGAACAACTTTCAGTACACTGGCCTCAGTGGCACGACCGTTCAGAGCCATAAGCGCCCAATGAAATTCTTCGTATTTTCCCTGGTTTCGTGAGGCCAGCGCAGCGCGTGCCGCGAAGTCGGAACCTTCTCCAAGTATGGGCCATTCTCGATAAACAATTCGCACATCGGAATCGCCCGCGATTACGTTCTTCACGACCGGGGCAGCGCGTTTGCAATATGGGCAGTTATAGTCGAAAAACTCGACCACGGTTACATCGCCTTCCGGGTTTCCGATTACAGGCGCATTCGGATCCTGTTCCAGCAATTCACGCTG encodes:
- the cueR gene encoding Cu(I)-responsive transcriptional regulator, which produces MNIGDVAERSGLPAKTIRYYEDIGFIKPRRSLNGYRHFDEKELHKLAFIGRARSLGFTIEDCRSLLALYEDKERASADVKDIAKQNLKEIDAKIADLKAMHATLSHLIDECAGDHRPDCPILKNLGQT
- a CDS encoding heavy metal translocating P-type ATPase encodes the protein MTEISHARFQVQGMSCASCVGRVERALKDVPGVDAASVNLASESVQVDFRDPADKAAIADALNSAGYLARTEEVTLDIQNMSCASCVGRVERALQADDGVLSASVNLATESATVRYAEGVTTPEAIAALAASAGYPASLRSATQTEPQDRKAKEIRQLARRTSFAALLALPVFILEMGSHVIPGMHHLIASTIGIQNSYYLQFLLTTIVLFGPGLQFYTKGFPSLFKGAPDMNSLVALGTSAAYGFSLVSTFAPGVLPAGTANVYYEAAAVIVVLILLGRFLEARAKGRTGEAIRKLVGLQAKTARVERDGSVVELPIEQIVVGDIVHVRPGEKIAVDGAVVTGASYVDESMITGEPVPAEKTEGATVVGGTVNGAGALTYRAEKIGADTMLAQIIQMVEQAQGAKLPIQGLVDRITLWFVPVVIAVAVMTVLVWMLFGPDPALSLALVAGVAVLIIACPCAMGLATPTSIMVGTGRAAEMGVLFRKGDALQMLQETTVVAVDKTGTLTEGRPELTDLIVAEGLAEDEVLRLVAAVEVTSEHPIATAIVRAAETRGLELSKPEDFTSITGYGVSASVEGHTILIGADRLMSREGVEMGALSDRGAELAINGKTPLYASVDGVIAAVIAVADPIKTTTPDAIEALHGLGLKVAMITGDNTATAKSIAAQLGIDHVVAEVLPEGKVSALQDLRSNGGKLAFVGDGINDAPALAAADVGIAIGTGTDIAIEAADVVLMSGDLTGVVNAFDISQRTMRNIRQNLFWAFSYNTLLIPVAAGVLYPFGGPLLSPVLAAGAMALSSVFVLTNALRLRWVKPIKVGREQISQNEEQALRSAPAE
- a CDS encoding heavy-metal-associated domain-containing protein, which translates into the protein MTTLNIPDMSCGHCKSAIEKAVATVDSSAQLDFDMENRRVRVLSTNSLDHILAALKSEGYEATIA
- a CDS encoding DsbA family protein, which produces MSIGIPMARADELSDSDVKRLALEAILENPEIIMQAIQLLQQREDQAKAEAIGSVLENQRELLEQDPNAPVIGNPEGDVTVVEFFDYNCPYCKRAAPVVKNVIAGDSDVRIVYREWPILGEGSDFAARAALASRNQGKYEEFHWALMALNGRATEASVLKVVRELGLDEDQLRADMEAPEVDAHIQISMELARQLGFSGTPSFVIGDALAPGLITEDEMTRLIVAVRDAR